One stretch of Chroococcidiopsis sp. CCMEE 29 DNA includes these proteins:
- a CDS encoding helix-turn-helix domain-containing protein, with translation MSKNPYIGSSLDDLLEEEGTRAEIESIALKRALAWQIQQAMEEKKLTKTAMAKAMKTSRASLERLLDPDNSSVTLDTIERAGAAIGKRIRLELVDPTS, from the coding sequence ATGAGCAAAAACCCTTATATTGGTTCTTCTCTTGACGACTTATTAGAAGAAGAAGGCACAAGAGCCGAGATCGAATCAATTGCACTCAAACGAGCGCTCGCTTGGCAGATTCAACAGGCAATGGAAGAGAAGAAATTAACCAAGACAGCAATGGCAAAAGCGATGAAAACTAGTAGGGCATCACTTGAGCGACTGCTAGATCCGGATAATTCATCCGTGACTTTAGATACGATTGAGCGGGCTGGAGCTGCAATTGGCAAGCGAATCCGGCTTGAGTTAGTGGACCCAACCTCCTGA
- a CDS encoding helix-turn-helix transcriptional regulator: protein MGKIPVSKVAQLREKAGLTQRQLADLVGVTESTIRNLERNRNGVEQIERIVKLCRALRCSAEELIEYKSVEEGEIDA, encoded by the coding sequence ATGGGAAAGATACCAGTGTCAAAAGTTGCGCAGTTGAGAGAAAAAGCAGGCTTGACCCAAAGGCAGCTAGCCGATCTTGTTGGAGTCACCGAGTCAACTATTAGAAATCTAGAAAGAAACCGTAACGGAGTTGAGCAGATAGAACGTATTGTCAAGCTTTGTCGAGCATTAAGGTGTAGCGCTGAAGAATTGATTGAATACAAGTCAGTTGAGGAAGGCGAGATCGATGCTTGA
- a CDS encoding site-specific integrase, whose amino-acid sequence MRELASIKGSGELKLSSPVPSAQHPAAVYLASLSPGAQPTMRHSLDAIACLLTNGECDALTLDWSKLRYQHTAAVRSALISRYTPSTTKKMLCALRRVLQEARKLQLISLEDYATAIDLPHTNTPPQKLRGRALSTDEIVALMDACQQQDLLPIDIRDLALIAILRGGGLRRNEVVNLELKDFDPNTGAIEIRKGKRQSYRMVYLPSAALDLVSQWLSIRGRKPGPLLCPVRKGGTIELRHMSADAVLKIVRRRGKQASIDKFSPHDFRRTFCSDLLSAGVDIVTVQKLAGHTSPITTAKYDRRGEELKRLAVEHLSIPRLERKIRS is encoded by the coding sequence ATGCGCGAACTTGCCTCCATCAAGGGATCTGGGGAACTCAAGCTGTCATCCCCCGTGCCGTCTGCTCAGCACCCAGCAGCAGTGTACCTGGCTTCTTTGAGTCCGGGAGCGCAGCCGACAATGCGCCATTCCCTAGACGCGATCGCTTGTTTGCTGACTAATGGTGAGTGTGATGCTCTAACTTTAGACTGGTCTAAGCTCCGCTATCAGCACACAGCAGCAGTGCGGTCAGCTTTAATTTCTCGCTATACGCCATCGACTACCAAGAAAATGCTATGTGCTTTGCGGCGAGTCTTGCAGGAAGCGAGGAAACTTCAGCTGATTTCCTTAGAGGATTACGCCACGGCAATAGATTTGCCCCACACTAACACCCCACCACAAAAACTCAGAGGTCGCGCGCTTAGCACTGATGAAATTGTCGCTTTGATGGATGCGTGCCAGCAACAAGATTTATTACCGATAGATATCAGAGACTTGGCGCTCATTGCCATCCTACGCGGCGGGGGCTTGAGGCGAAATGAAGTGGTAAATCTGGAATTAAAAGACTTCGACCCTAACACTGGCGCTATTGAGATTCGTAAAGGCAAGAGACAGTCATACCGCATGGTTTATTTGCCTTCTGCTGCGCTTGATTTGGTGTCCCAGTGGCTCAGTATCCGAGGGCGCAAGCCAGGACCGCTGCTTTGTCCAGTCAGAAAAGGTGGCACAATTGAGCTGCGGCACATGAGCGCTGATGCTGTGTTGAAGATTGTACGGCGGCGGGGTAAGCAAGCTAGCATTGATAAATTCTCTCCCCATGATTTTCGCCGGACTTTTTGCTCAGATCTGCTCTCGGCTGGGGTAGATATCGTGACGGTGCAAAAGTTAGCTGGGCACACCAGTCCAATAACCACTGCCAAGTACGACCGTCGGGGTGAGGAACTCAAACGACTAGCGGTAGAACACTTGTCAATTCCGAGATTGGAGCGAAAAATCAGGAGCTGA
- a CDS encoding type II toxin-antitoxin system RelE/ParE family toxin, which produces MEEKRIPAVFYKTEASNEPVREWLKSLDKEDRYLIGSDIKTVEFGWPVGMPTCRPMGDGLFEVRTNLPRGRTARVLFCIYDNQMVLLHGFIKKTQKTPKKDLELASDRKRKLEEFK; this is translated from the coding sequence ATGGAAGAAAAGCGAATCCCTGCGGTCTTCTATAAAACCGAAGCTAGCAATGAGCCAGTTCGAGAATGGCTGAAGTCTTTGGATAAGGAAGACCGCTATCTAATTGGCAGTGACATCAAAACGGTGGAGTTTGGTTGGCCAGTGGGAATGCCTACTTGCCGTCCTATGGGAGATGGACTGTTTGAGGTTCGCACCAACCTACCGCGAGGTCGGACTGCCCGCGTGCTGTTCTGCATCTATGACAACCAGATGGTTTTGCTCCACGGATTTATCAAAAAAACCCAAAAAACTCCGAAGAAGGACTTGGAGTTGGCTAGTGACCGGAAACGAAAGTTGGAGGAATTTAAATGA